The genomic segment TAGTGAGAGTTAATTCCAGTATCGCGCGCGAGTTAATTTTACTTCAGGATCCTATATGATTGCCCAGGCTTGAGCGGAAATCGTAGGCTTCCGATTGGTGGATCGTGACGCCACGAAGCATGCTATTAATAACCGACGCATGCGCAGAAAATTGCCTAGTGTATATCCGTCATTCATGCAAGTCGATTTCGTTGGTTCTGTGTGTTGAGCCTAGCAAAAGAACATGGTGATAGTGATATGAAACAAGTCTATTAGCAATACCACGCTCTACACATATATACTTTCACGAAGTAACGATGATATTTGGTCACGATCTCCCTACGTAAGTTTTGTGAACATGCAGACTGAGGTATAAACTATTTTAGTCGCGAAATTTGGCACTGCCAAATAGTTTCTCATTAGAATCTAATATAGCTTACGCTTGTGAGATTTTCCATTTCTGTATTCAATTAATTTACAACATTGAAGAAGCTACTGTCATTATTATatagtgaatgtaattgcatgTAATTCGAATGATTCTATTTACATAAACGGTCCCGTGTTTCGTTTGAAATATTTGTGTATCGAGATTTTCACGTTCGTTACGACTCGACGATATTGAAGCAATGTTATGTTTTAATTATCTTTGTCCCACGTTTAAATTGATATTATAACTGCAACACGGTACTGTTTCATCATACAAACTCGTTTTATAAAACGATAATCAAGGAGAAAATTCTCTAAGTAATACTATACTATATACACGCAGACATGTACAACTTAAATGTGATATTGTTTCATTTTGCAGTTGATTTAAATTTATGTCTTGAAACaatgtcatcgtatttaatatcatGCTCTATATGAAATGTAAAAACCCTTCTATTTTTTCCGTTCTTGTAATTTCTAGGTAAAACTCGAAAAAGTGTCATTTGATTGATCGGTTAAAAGATGCTGATCAAATAATATCTAAAAAGTAAAGCAAATTAATCGAGCTGATACAGCAATTGATAAACAAATACTATGGGGGCACTTTTGGATACTCCGAAAACAGATAAATACAATGAACATGGTGCTGGCAATGGACTACGTTATGGTGTTGCCAGCATGCAAGGTTGGAGAATGGAGATGGAAGATGCTCACAGAGCAATAACCGGTTTAAAAGGTGGTCTCTCAGATTGGAGTTATTTCGCAGTATTCGATGGTCACGCAGGTGCATTAGTTTCTGCGCATAGCGCGGAACACTTGTTGGAATGTATAATGCAAACAGAAGAGTTCAAAGCGGAGGATGTTGCTAAAGGAATTCATTCTGGCTTCCTTCGACTTGATGATGAAATGCGAGAATTACCAGAAATGAGTTCTGGTACAGAAAAGTCTGGTTCTACAGCTGTTTGTGCATTTATATCCCCCAGAAACATATATATCGCCAACTGTGGTGATTCTCGGGCAGTACTTTGTCGAGCAGGAGATCCAGTCTTCTCAACGCGAGATCATAAACCTGTCTTACCTGCTGAAAAAGAGAGAATTCAAAATGCTGGCGGTAGTGTAATGATTCAAAGAGTTAATGGAGCTTTGGCCGTGTCTCGAGCATTGGGAGATTATGAGTACAAAAATTTGAAAGATCGAGGCCCTTGTGAACAGTTAGTGTCTCCAGAACCAGAAATATTTGTACGAGATAGAGACGATGAACACGATGAATTTCTAGTTTTAGCATGTGATGGTATTTGGGATGTAATGAACAACGAAgatctatgtaattttatacatTCAAGGCTGCTGCTTACAGATGATCTAGAAGCAGTTACGAACCAGGTTATAGACACCTGTCTATATAAGGTAACGATGTCTAAAGCCTTTTATGTATTTTACGATGAGCTTCTTACCACTAAAAGTGTGTTGATGTTTAAAATTGCAaacaattttaattttaaatatatGTATTCGGTGATATTAAACATTAGAAATTATTTAATTGTTATATGTGTTGTTAAATTTCAAGCTTTAGGTAATATTCTATTTTTGCTCatcttatatctttattttctATCACTACTTTGTAAAAAATGTAAAATCTGTTTCATTAATACTTTTCACATATTTGTAAAGTCAAATATACATGAAATACTAAttagatttttttttatttttaatgcaactttaaaaatttattttgtTATAAATAATGTTTTTATTACAGGGTAGCAGAGATAATATGAGTATAGTTTTGGTAACGTTCCCTGCTGCTCCAAAACCAAATCCAGAAGCACAGAAAAAAGAAGCAGAGCTCGAAATGGCTATTGAAAGGAGAATTAAAGGTTCATTAACATTTTCATATTCAAATCAATTATATTCTCTTTGCTGTTGCATTAATGCAAAATCGCAATATCATACGCGCACTTGACATTCTAGTAACTCTCAAATGGAGAGTAACCCTTAATATCATTATTTAATAATGATACTTTAGTACAATTCAAATATACAAtcattataataatataatatttacaaGTACAAAAATCAAATTTGGTACTCAAATATTGATTCATGTTTTTCttgaaaaacatagaaatatatatatatatatctcgttaAATACATAAAAAATACATACATAGTTCATAAAATATAAACAAAGTTTCTGTAAGTGTCATTATCTAAATATAAATATGCGCTCTCAAAATTTTTATCTTTTTGaccaataattaattattttttatagtATAATGATACTTTACATGGATCAATTatttattacatatatataccGTTTATTggtaaaaatatttttctagTAAATGCCACATATTTTCCCTTGTATCTCTCTAATTTTCTTAAGAGAGGTATGtgtgtatataaatatatacatatatatatatatatatatttccatTAAGAAATGTTAAATGTTTATTCTTATCCAATGGATGTATTTTCCTACTGTACAATTTATGACTTAAAGCAATtagctataatattctttctCTATTTCACAATTACAATTACCAAGTACCGTTTAATAGATAAAgtgtttatttaaaaaatacagCACATAAATAACGGTATAAAGTATATGCAATACCACCAAAGTAATATATGTGTCTGtgtaataaaattttaattattgataaTCCAATTTATGGTTAATCATATTTGTGCAATATATAAAAGACTTCTACAACAGAGCAATAAGTATTATTGAAGTAAAAAGTTGAAATTTATTTTTACAAAAATTATTTTCAGCTTTTACTTATTTTTATCCACAATATAGAAATAATAGATATTTGAAATATACATTTCATACTTTCCATCTAATGTCAATTTTAATTTTCTTAATATTCAGATGTTGACATATGTCATTGAATTCATTATAGTgtagcctctctctctctctctctctctctctctctctctctctctctctctctctctctctctctctctctctctctctctctctctctctctctctctctctctctctctctctctctctctctctctctctctctctctctctctctctctctctctctctcacatgtacacacgcacacacagaatatttatacatatataaaaaaaagtaacagttgttaaaattataaaaatttctatagaataaattagtGGAATGATTTTTGTAAATTCGAAATGTTGATAATATTTGTAAATCCAAAACAGACTTAATATAGCTTCCATTTTAACATTTATTGAAAAGTATTATTAAGGCACATACTGTGTATATTGtttgaatataatatccatatTGTGCTATTAGTATATGAAGTTTCTTACAGTATTATGTTAGAGTATTGACAACTGCGTTTCTTACATAAACAAATAGCAAAATTATAAATGTTGGTAGctgtttatatatacatatataatgttagttTTCTCTCTGCTGTTAAATTGTACTAATGATTTCTCCGTTGATTAAACTCTTTTAACACCAATCATTATTTTTACTTAAAAATGCATTCCACCCTTGGAGTTGGTATTCTTTGAAACTTTTTTGTAAGTAAAATTTTTATTCAAAGTTGTTTGTTCctcttttttaaatatatttaagtGGTATCACAGGTAGGTAAATATTTCCTTATGAAAGTTTAGAAATATTTTATCTACTATGTTTTTATATTTCTATTAATAATGCATTTCTTATGGAGGAACATTGCAACATATATatctatgtgtatatatatgtacgtgtaTTATATAAGATTATACAATTCCAATGGTGGATGTATTTAACAAGATAGTTAAAAGCGCTtacttatttataaaataaacatTAATAGCAATGTATCTACTTAAGACCGGACACTGTTTCCAGGATTTCCATAAGAAATGTACAAAAGCACTAATTATTCCAGTCCTAAGTAGATGCATGTATTTGTAGTTACTTTGTTATGCATTTATCTTTTTGCATTATAAAACAATTAAAAAGATACAAACTATTTGAATTTTTGGAAACATGTATCATggatattgtaaaatatatttgATTTGTTAAACAATATTAATCAAATGTTTGCTGCACAAATATGATAGTATATGCACAAAGCGCTTGAGTATTTGTAATCAAGTCTCAAATGTTTATAAGATATGTTTGTTTAAAGCACAAGCCATTGTAATTAATGAATCCAACAatcatcttttttttcttttattcacAGAAATAGTTGCTGAACAAGAGGACAAAAATGAATTCGATTTTTTGAAGCTACTACAACTTCTTGTGGACCAAGAGTTTCCTAATCTTCCCCCTGGTGCTGGACTTGCAGCTAAGTATGTATAagaaaaaattgtaaaattctTATCTCAACATAAATTGTTGCAGTTAGTAAATTatgtattaaattatatttggtGTCTTTGAAATTAGAAAGAATTTAATGTTACACTTAGCTCCAAAATTTTGTTACATCAACTCTAATATTTgttatttttttaatatttgaagCATCAAGAGGGAAACAGTAGAAGTTCTAATAAATTGCTAAAGCTGTAATAAGACATTAGCGAAATCTACTAATGATGGACTCTTGTTGTTTTCCTGTCTATGCTatcatttattaattaaaatctctctaatttgtattcatttttctctttttaGACAACTTTTCATTGAACAAGTGTTTCGAGATGTATGCCCTAGCCGAGCGGATAGTGTAAGTCTTGGATACGATTTCCCTTCGATATAACTAACCTTTGACTTTTTTGTATACTGCATCAAATGTACAACTATAATCATTAGACATTGTTCCATAATCatataacggatgcagatgatATCGGAAATTACCTTTATTTTATTGATCTCTTCTGATGTAAAAAAGAGATTAATTTTAAACTTGCAAGAGAAGTACACTGGTATATTATGAAGTAAATCTTACCTAAACTACAAATCTGctgctacaaaaaaaaaaaaaaacgtacgcAGATACTTACATTTTTGCAGTGCATTATTGTTGGTAAAAATAAATTAGAGTTTAAAAAACTACACTTAAAAATCGTGAACTATTATACATTCACCCATTTAAAAACATAAGTACACGATTCATTTCttgaatttaaaaattattttgtatATGTCTAATTATAAAGACATATTAATTTTGCTTttgaaattatttatttaaaaaaaaaaattaaacaaaatgtATACTATCGTGATTTGGTAAGATACCATACAAGTATGTAAAAAGTGTATGATTATCAGTTTCATAACTTTTGATAGTTGTTATTACAAAAGTATGTTTCTCTTATCAGTTAATACATTTAGATTACAATTCGAATAACATAAAAGTAATTAATAATATGAGTAGGTAAAAAAGTTTATTTTATAATATCACTCTTTTTTCCAAAAAGATATGGATTATAAGTGAAATTAACAAAAATGTTGACATTCTACAATATTTATACATTGAGAAGTATTTCTTGATGTATTACACTACATGATTTAAAATATAACAAGGTATGAACTCAGAAGTACATCTTACAGCTAATTCTAATCAATATTAGCATTGGTGGTTTTCATAATTATCACTATCTATTGTTGGATTTTATAAATTCTTCATCCAAGGAATGAAAAATGTTTATATTGCAGTTATAAGCAGAGGATTTAAAAGTATTCTACCGAGAACGTGTGCAAATATACTTATATTCTATGAGAAACTAGATAATGTGAAATACTAATAATGTTCATAATAAATTTTACACTAAAATtacataaattatttatttgaaatattatatagtaattaAATTTACATATTCTCTATTCGATTTGTATcaaattttcaaaataaaagAACTTGTCAATATTTTTAAATCATAATTTTCATTTAGAATTTAAAAACATTTTGTGGTTCTAAATTCCTTCTAAATATGTTGATTGCAGTTTGATATTAGATTAGTTCCAGATTTTTTTTGAACATAGAGTTAAATTCACAATTATTTGCAAACCAGTCTCTTGTAACagattttataattaatttggAGTCATTCTATCAATACAGTTTGTAACAGGTATTCGGAAAATCTGTTTGGGGAGACTTCTGATTGGGTCCTTCACAAATCTAGTTTTCCAATTAAATTAATGCTTGGTAGAATATTTATATCATATCCTCTTGCTATGTTGATAAAAAATGCATAATATTACTATAAAcgattatatatttttgtagctCTAGAGAACTTGCGCTCAGAACAATTACTTCATAGGTCAGTTTTTCATGCTCTTCCGTTATAACTTTTAAGTATATTTATATAACTGTTTATTATACTTCGAGAAGTATCAAATTTTTGTCACGCGCTAGAAGAGTAGAAAAACTGATCACTTAGCTTTAGAAATAATCAATACtatgtatatacataaaaaTTGTGTCCAGGAAGCTGTATCAATATTTTATTCTGATCATTTTTAAAATCAAGCAGTAGGAATTTAGTAATAAGGAGGCCTTGATTTTAGTTTCTTAAGCTGACAAATTGTACTTGATATGTTACTTATGTTTAGATGATTTGGATAATTGATTTTGGGATAAAATTATTTTGATTTAATAAATTTCATCACGTTTGAAACTctgtaaataaataaaagtaaCATAATTAAGAGAAATCATTACTAAATATACAACTTGTAACTAAAAAAGAAGCATAAAAATCACTAAGATACAGGTTTCAGTATTCATCATATAAACATAATGAAGAACAAGTAAGTATAGTACTTAAAACTTCTTAACAGAAATAGTACATTATTGATTTCTGAAGAAATTGAGTACATTTGTGAACAGAGACTTAAATAGTTAATGAAActacgtatatatgtatatcaggTAACTATATTTATTCTCTTGTCTTGTTATGTGATTAATTTTGTAACTCCAAAAATGTTGCGTAACATGGAAACTATGTGTCAAGGCCATCCTCAAATATAAAATCTAGCATACATATAccaaagtatatatatatatatatatatacttatatatatatatattaccgtTCCTGGTTAAAAAAAGTTCTGAAATTAACTAAAATTAACAGTCTATTATCGTTTTAAAGTAGTATATGAAAATAAATAACAAATCCCTTGCATAGAGTGATGTCCTCTATTTTTACTAATAATGAGGGGGGTATGGAGTGTATAAAGGTAGTAACATATTTTACTGATATCCTaggtcgtttataatttttggtCAGATCTTATTTTATATTCCCGGAAACGATAATTTGTCATAATAAATTTATGATAAATTATTAGAAATACATACATTGGAAATACGTAAATCTGTTCCACCCGAATAACAAATAATTCCAATCGATTGCAAAATAGTTAAATAATATCT from the Xylocopa sonorina isolate GNS202 chromosome 13, iyXylSono1_principal, whole genome shotgun sequence genome contains:
- the LOC143430408 gene encoding protein phosphatase 1B isoform X4, producing MGALLDTPKTDKYNEHGAGNGLRYGVASMQGWRMEMEDAHRAITGLKGGLSDWSYFAVFDGHAGALVSAHSAEHLLECIMQTEEFKAEDVAKGIHSGFLRLDDEMRELPEMSSGTEKSGSTAVCAFISPRNIYIANCGDSRAVLCRAGDPVFSTRDHKPVLPAEKERIQNAGGSVMIQRVNGALAVSRALGDYEYKNLKDRGPCEQLVSPEPEIFVRDRDDEHDEFLVLACDGIWDVMNNEDLCNFIHSRLLLTDDLEAVTNQVIDTCLYKGSRDNMSIVLVTFPAAPKPNPEAQKKEAELEMAIERRIKEIVAEQEDKNEFDFLKLLQLLVDQEFPNLPPGAGLAAKQLFIEQVFRDVCPSRADSA
- the LOC143430408 gene encoding protein phosphatase 1B isoform X2; protein product: MGALLDTPKTDKYNEHGAGNGLRYGVASMQGWRMEMEDAHRAITGLKGGLSDWSYFAVFDGHAGALVSAHSAEHLLECIMQTEEFKAEDVAKGIHSGFLRLDDEMRELPEMSSGTEKSGSTAVCAFISPRNIYIANCGDSRAVLCRAGDPVFSTRDHKPVLPAEKERIQNAGGSVMIQRVNGALAVSRALGDYEYKNLKDRGPCEQLVSPEPEIFVRDRDDEHDEFLVLACDGIWDVMNNEDLCNFIHSRLLLTDDLEAVTNQVIDTCLYKGSRDNMSIVLVTFPAAPKPNPEAQKKEAELEMAIERRIKEIVAEQEDKNEFDFLKLLQLLVDQEFPNLPPGAGLAAKQLFIEQVFRDVCPSRADSVSLGYDFPSI
- the LOC143430408 gene encoding protein phosphatase 1B isoform X3, producing the protein MGALLDTPKTDKYNEHGAGNGLRYGVASMQGWRMEMEDAHRAITGLKGGLSDWSYFAVFDGHAGALVSAHSAEHLLECIMQTEEFKAEDVAKGIHSGFLRLDDEMRELPEMSSGTEKSGSTAVCAFISPRNIYIANCGDSRAVLCRAGDPVFSTRDHKPVLPAEKERIQNAGGSVMIQRVNGALAVSRALGDYEYKNLKDRGPCEQLVSPEPEIFVRDRDDEHDEFLVLACDGIWDVMNNEDLCNFIHSRLLLTDDLEAVTNQVIDTCLYKGSRDNMSIVLVTFPAAPKPNPEAQKKEAELEMAIERRIKEIVAEQEDKNEFDFLKLLQLLVDQEFPNLPPGAGLAAKQLFIEQVFRDVCPSRADSNSQAS
- the LOC143430408 gene encoding protein phosphatase 1B isoform X1, producing the protein MGALLDTPKTDKYNEHGAGNGLRYGVASMQGWRMEMEDAHRAITGLKGGLSDWSYFAVFDGHAGALVSAHSAEHLLECIMQTEEFKAEDVAKGIHSGFLRLDDEMRELPEMSSGTEKSGSTAVCAFISPRNIYIANCGDSRAVLCRAGDPVFSTRDHKPVLPAEKERIQNAGGSVMIQRVNGALAVSRALGDYEYKNLKDRGPCEQLVSPEPEIFVRDRDDEHDEFLVLACDGIWDVMNNEDLCNFIHSRLLLTDDLEAVTNQVIDTCLYKGSRDNMSIVLVTFPAAPKPNPEAQKKEAELEMAIERRIKEIVAEQEDKNEFDFLKLLQLLVDQEFPNLPPGAGLAAKQLFIEQVFRDVCPSRADSITFQQYSTPFLQSILKSPNNDLNNCC